The Bubalus kerabau isolate K-KA32 ecotype Philippines breed swamp buffalo chromosome X, PCC_UOA_SB_1v2, whole genome shotgun sequence genome has a segment encoding these proteins:
- the LOC129639762 gene encoding cancer/testis antigen 47A-like, with product MSTTGDGDLAPGGQEGPAGAAGAQAGARDSVDHNSEPRRGDSMPEAEAGGVVGASGGPREAALEGGNSEEDSDIETAEEGEEEVQAQGVNLMVDSRHFSMTRYRLTVLSQRYPILNRMYKNHILVPPEDDHGSVRHQTRPRLSNLGSATVARFSEVQVHSDGPGEGPVGGPAQEALAQEAEQAEEAQEAAEEAEEASLWETATKESEEHSLSEMPQEPATPEKTGECQDENSKEEAQGSKSEGKEKKYKRKQEEPEKDLDPAKDWPRKPSLED from the exons ATGTCTACCACGGGGGATGGAGATCTGGCCCCTGGCGGGCAGGAAGGCCCTGCAGGTGCGGCGGGGGCCCAGGCCGGAGCCCGCGACAGTGTGGACCACAACTCCGAGCCTCGCAGGGGTGACTCCATGCCTGAGGCTGAGGCGGGTGGAGTCGTGGGGGCCTCAGGAGGCCCGAGGGAGGCGGCCCTGGAGGGTGGGAACTCTGAGGAAGACTCGGACATCGAGACGGccgaggagggggaggaagaggtGCAGGCGCAGGGCGTGAACCTCATGGTGGACTCGCGACACTTCTCCATGACCCGCTACCGCTTAACGGTCCTGAGTCAGAGGTACCCGATTCTGAACCGTATGTACAAAAACCACATCCTAGTCCCGCCAGAGGACGACCACGGGTCGGTCCGGcaccagacccggccgcgcttgTCCAACCTCGGCTCAGCCACTGTGGCTCGGTTCTCTGAGGTCCAGGTGCACTCAGATGGACCGGGGGAGGGGCCAGTGGGGGGACCGGCGCAGGAAGCCCTGGCTCAGGAGGCGGAACAGGCAGAGGAAGCCCAGGAGGCGGCGGAGGAGGCCGAGGAGGCCTCTTTATGGGAGACGGCCACCAAGGAGTCTGAGGAGCACAGCTTGTCGGAGATGCCACAGGAGCCGGCCACCCCTGAGA AAACAGGTGAATGCCAGGATGAGAACTCCAAAGAAGAGGCGCAGGGCAGCAAAagtgaggggaaagaaaagaagtataAGAGGAAACAAGAAGAACCAGAAAAGGATCTGGACCCAGCAAAGGACTGGCCCAGAAAGCCCAG TTTGGAAGActag